Proteins from a single region of Thiomicrorhabdus sp. Kp2:
- a CDS encoding mannose-1-phosphate guanylyltransferase/mannose-6-phosphate isomerase: MINMILCGGSGTRLWPLSRTMLPKQFVRLFNNRSLFQDTVLRNQSVCSHAFVVSNNEQYFLAVDQLDQIDSHSAQFLLEPVGRNTAPAIALACMALDSDDLVFVTTSDHLVKDQAAYEASIAEAKALAEQGHLVTFGIKPTYPEVGFGYIEANGHDVLSFKEKPDADTAQSYIDQGNYYWNSGMFCFKAGVFLDELKQYAPEMYQACENAMPKDGCESEIRIDMDAMNAIPEDSIDYVVMEQSQKVKVVPCDMGWSDLGSFDALYDEVKQPGLKNAVLSRLDDSPEPICIDSTNNLIVAGERQIALVDVEDLLVVDTSDAILISKKGSSQKVKAVVAQIKKQAPELTEIHRLAFRPWGSYEVLVNTEGYKVKRIIVKPGGRLSLQKHFHRNEHWIVVSGTATVTVDDNRCLVRPNESTYIKMGQTHRLENQGKIDLVMIEVQVGEYTGEDDIVRIDDIYGR; the protein is encoded by the coding sequence ATGATAAACATGATTCTATGCGGCGGTTCTGGAACACGCCTTTGGCCTTTGAGCCGTACTATGTTGCCTAAGCAATTTGTGCGTTTATTTAATAACCGCTCTTTGTTTCAAGATACGGTGTTAAGAAATCAGTCTGTGTGTTCTCATGCGTTTGTGGTGTCTAATAATGAACAGTATTTTTTGGCGGTGGATCAGTTAGACCAGATTGATTCTCACTCGGCTCAATTTTTATTAGAACCCGTTGGCCGTAATACTGCCCCTGCGATTGCGTTGGCGTGTATGGCGTTGGATTCGGATGATTTGGTGTTTGTCACCACTTCTGACCATTTAGTAAAAGACCAAGCCGCTTATGAAGCCTCAATTGCAGAAGCTAAAGCCTTAGCGGAACAAGGTCATTTAGTAACCTTTGGCATTAAACCGACTTACCCTGAGGTGGGCTTTGGTTATATTGAAGCGAATGGCCATGACGTTTTATCATTTAAAGAAAAACCCGATGCCGATACTGCACAATCGTATATTGACCAAGGCAATTATTATTGGAATTCGGGCATGTTCTGTTTTAAAGCCGGTGTGTTTTTGGACGAGCTTAAACAATATGCGCCAGAAATGTACCAGGCCTGTGAAAATGCCATGCCTAAAGACGGTTGTGAATCTGAAATTCGCATTGATATGGATGCGATGAATGCTATACCAGAAGACAGTATTGATTATGTGGTAATGGAACAGTCACAAAAGGTAAAAGTCGTACCTTGTGATATGGGTTGGTCTGATCTTGGCAGTTTTGATGCTTTGTATGATGAAGTAAAACAACCAGGCCTGAAAAACGCGGTGTTATCGCGTTTGGATGATTCACCCGAACCGATTTGTATTGATTCAACTAATAATTTAATTGTGGCAGGTGAACGCCAAATTGCCTTAGTGGATGTAGAAGACCTCTTAGTGGTAGATACCTCGGATGCGATTTTAATCTCTAAAAAAGGTAGCTCACAAAAAGTAAAAGCGGTTGTTGCTCAAATCAAAAAACAAGCCCCTGAATTAACTGAAATTCATCGCCTGGCTTTCCGTCCTTGGGGTTCTTATGAAGTCTTAGTTAACACCGAAGGCTATAAAGTAAAACGCATTATTGTTAAGCCTGGTGGTCGTTTGTCGCTACAAAAGCACTTTCACCGCAATGAGCATTGGATTGTGGTGTCAGGTACTGCCACGGTTACGGTGGATGATAATCGTTGTTTGGTTCGACCTAATGAATCAACCTATATAAAAATGGGCCAAACACACCGTTTAGAAAACCAAGGTAAAATTGACTTGGTAATGATTGAAGTTCAAGTCGGTGAATACACAGGTGAAGATGATATTGTTAGAATTGATGATATTTATGGAAGATAA